A single region of the Pan troglodytes isolate AG18354 chromosome 18, NHGRI_mPanTro3-v2.0_pri, whole genome shotgun sequence genome encodes:
- the LOC129135420 gene encoding nuclear pore complex-interacting protein family member B15-like: MRLRLRWWLLFWLLLGFISHHPTPVINTLAVYRHRETDFCGGVRDHPGQHGKTPSPQKLDNLIIIIIGFLRPYTFTILFCTNYLCVSFLKTIFCSRNGHDGSTDVQQRAWRSNRRRQEGNKIGLKDVITPWRNVERKFRAKIHKRKVTTKINHHDKINGKRKTARKQKMFQRAQELWRRAEDYHKCKIPPSARKPLCNWVRMAAAEHRHSSGLPHWPYLTAETLKNRMGRQPPPPTQQRSITDNSLSLKTPPECLHRPLPPSVDDNIKECPLAPLPPSPLPPSVDDNLNECLLIPLPPSPLPPSVDDNLNECLLIPLPPSPLPASVDDNLKTPPLATQEAEAEKPPKPKRWRVDEVEQSLNPKRRRLSKLRTRHCTQAWAIRINPWVEKKKKIKK, encoded by the exons gttATCAATACTCTGGCTGTCTATCGTCATCGTGAGACTGACTTTTgtggaggagttcgagaccaccctggccaacatggcaaaaccccatctccacaaaaattggATAATTTGATAATTATCATTATTGGGTTTCTGAGACCTTACACATTTACCATTCTCTTCTGCACAAATTACCTTTGT gTGTCTTTCCTGAAGACTATCTTCTGTTCTCGAAATGGACATGATGGATCCACGGATGTACAGCAGAGAGCCTGGAGGTCCAACCGACGTAGACAGGAAG gaaataaaattggCCTGAAAGACGTCATTACTCCATGGagaaatgtggaaagaaaatttaGAGCTAAAATCCATAAGAGGAAGGTGACAACGAAAATCAACCATCATGACAAAATCAATGGAAAGAGGAAGACCGCCAGAAAACA GAAAATGTTTCAACGTGCGCAAGAGTTGTGGCGGCGGGCAGAGGACTACCACAAATGCAAA ATCCCCCCTTCTGCAAGAAAGCCTCTTTGCAACTgg GTCAGAATGGCGGCAGCGGAGCATCGTCATTCTTCAGGATTGCCCCACTGGCCCTACCTCAcagctgaaactttaaaaaacaggatgGGCCGCCAGCCACCTCCTCCAACTCAACAACGTTCTATAACGGATAACTCCCTGAGCCTCAAGACACCTCCCGAATGTCTCCATCGtccccttccaccctcagtggatgataatatCAAGGAGTGTCCTCTTGCTCCacttccaccctctcctcttccaccctcagtggatgataatctgaacgAGTGTCTCCTTatccctcttccaccctctcctcttccaccctcagtggatgataatctgaacgAGTGTCTCCTTatccctcttccaccctctcctcttccagcctcagtggatgataatctcaAGACTCCtcccttagctactcaggaggccgaggcggaaaaaccacccaaacccaagaggtggagggtgGATGAGGTGGAACAATCACTGAaccccaagaggcggaggttgagtaAGCTGagaacacgccattgcactcaagcctgggcaataagaataaATCCGTGggtcgaaaaaaagaaaaaaatcaaaaaataa